One window of the Populus nigra chromosome 4, ddPopNigr1.1, whole genome shotgun sequence genome contains the following:
- the LOC133691140 gene encoding wound-induced basic protein, translating into MALVRSYRKGRRRKTRVSVKASNSLTVDNMIYDVNSPLFRSFLSQKGGSSDKRKMEEQKPKEQRPKANENKPVMTE; encoded by the exons ATGGCCCTGGTGCGGAGCTATCGCAAAGGACGCAGAAGAAAAACTAGGGTTTCCGTGAAAGCAAGCAACAGCCTTACAGTCGACAATATGATCTACGACGTCAACTCTCCTCTCTTTCGCTCATTCCTCAGCCAGAAGGGCGGCTCTTCCGATAAGAG GAAAATGGAGGAGCAGAAGCCAAAGGAACAGAGACCCAAAGCTAACGAGAACAAGCCTGTTATGACAGAGTGA
- the LOC133691325 gene encoding uncharacterized protein LOC133691325 — MSEFPSPSTTTKKTDRLLSLLLSDLFLFCSFILSHPLYFSYLVFFSPYLFKLLSFLSPLFITTSLLLLALLTISPSLVNDNSHTELYGSKVSFFYLQTYQAVVERLRSKVVDGTEEFHHFEELEAYKIVFETSTLGIEENHAVEVTEVEQAKDQISACSSTGQLVQVHEGSIFHQVFGAGGVSDQVVNVNLDENSVLITRSESNGHELIAEGKTLGGFLHQKEEFEDIWFQKEEKEALKPLNVNSNKAEDRKEEQSMIISGSKEIGQKISEAKVSDDDGGEHYYSPKLSSQELEGNPWSPGNGGGYNSKVKDNSQTLGHSNLGSFGSMRKEKEWRRTLACKLFEERHNVDGGEGMDMLWETYETDSTKVQAKGRAKKGKKGSIEYYDDEEDFEEEKSDGQLCCLQALKFSAGKMNLGMGRPNLVKISKALKGIGWLHHVSKHSKKGHH; from the coding sequence ATGTCTGAATTTCCTTCACCGTCAACCACCACCAAGAAAACTGACCGCTTGTTAAGTCTTCTCCTCTCTGACTTGTTCCTCTTCTGTTCTTTCATTCTTTCTCACCCTCTATATTTCTCTTACTTGGTCTTCTTCTCCCCGTACCTCTTCAagctcctttcttttctatccCCTCTCTTCATCACCACTTCCCTTTTACTCCTAGCCCTTCTCACCATCTCTCCCAGTCTTGTCAATGACAACTCTCATACTGAATTGTATGGATCCAAGGTAAGTTTCTTTTACCTACAAACATACCAAGCTGTTGTCGAGAGGTTACGGTCTAAAGTAGTAGATGGGACTGAAGAGTTTCATCATTTTGAGGAGCTAGAAGCGTATAAGATTGTGTTTGAGACGTCAACTCTTGGTATTGAAGAAAACCACGCGGTTGAAGTTACGGAAGTCGAACAAGCTAAAGATCAGATCAGCGCCTGTTCAAGTACTGGTCAATTGGTACAGGTTCACGAGGGTTCAATATTTCATCAAGTTTTTGGTGCCGGTGGGGTCTCTGATCAAGTGGTCAACGTTAATCTAGATGAAAATTCAGTTTTGATTACAAGGTCAGAAAGTAATGGTCATGAGCTGATTGCGGAGGGAAAGACGTTAGGAGGCTTCTTGCATCAAAAGGAGGAGTTTGAAGATATATGGttccaaaaggaagaaaaagaagcacTCAAGCCACTTAACGTGAACTCCAATAAAGCCGAAGATCGAAAAGAAGAACAATCTATGATTATAAGCGGATCCAAGGAAATAGGTCAAAAGATAAGTGAAGCTAAAGTGAGTGACGATGATGGTGGAGAGCACTACTACTCTCCAAAGCTGAGCTCCCAAGAACTAGAAGGAAACCCATGGAGTCCAGGTAATGGTGGAGGCTATAATTCCAAAGTTAAAGACAACTCTCAAACATTGGGGCACTCGAACCTTGGGAGTTTTGGGTCaatgagaaaagagaaggaatggAGGAGGACATTGGCATGCAAGCTTTTTGAGGAGAGACACAATGTGGATGGAGGTGAGGGCATGGATATGCTTTGGGAGACATACGAGACAGACTCTACTAAAGTTCAAGCAAAAGGCAGAGCAAAGAAGGGAAAGAAAGGCAGCATCGAGTACTATGATGATGAGGAAGACTTTGAAGAGGAAAAAAGTGACGGGCAGCTGTGCTGCTTGCAAGCCTTGAAATTCTCAGCTGGGAAGATGAATTTGGGGATGGGAAGGCCAAATCTTGTCAAGATCTCCAAGGCCCTCAAAGGAATTGGATGGTTGCACCATGTGAGCAAGCATAGCAAGAAGGGGCATCATTAA
- the LOC133692016 gene encoding nuclear transport factor 2 isoform X3: MAAPVTQLPVPTADVVGNAFAHQYYHILQQSPDLVHRFYQDGSKFGRPGEDGVMSTTTTMNAINEKILSLGYGQVRAEIVTVDSQESYKGGVLVLVTGYLNGNDNLRQKFTQSFFLAPQDKGYFVLNDVFRYVDDSTHQNGNQEPASNFEAPLAPDQDTPHTQETHISEPTAALSEEVIGGEVYNPSESGDVSVEVEEEEIGDVSVEEEEEPMPEVVDEIPPDSQLVADSQVVVESSAKIEDVPKKSYASVVKVQKEYTAPFLSPTPSPLRSAPKIQEQVTAAVSQPPAAESHVSSSNAFENGNAQESEEGPSIYVKGLPLDATPTLLENEFKKFGPIRNGGVQVRFQKGFCFGFVEFEVASAVQSALEASPVMINGFRVIVEEKRSTSRGNNRGRFPSGSGAGYKSEGMRGRGNLGGKVYGRIEIGIRTEFGNRGGSRGGGYSNRGGDGYSNRGGGGGGDGYSNRGGGGDGYRRADKMGNNGGRANRSGGLGLNGTAKTTAPRVSATA, encoded by the exons ATGGCAGCACCAGTGACGCAACTCCCAGTTCCAACTGCTGATGTT GTTGGTAATGCTTTCGCGCATCAGTACTACCATATATTGCAGCAATCCCCGGATCTTGTTCACCGATTCTACCAGGATGGTAGTAAGTTTGGACGTCCTGGAGAGGATGGGGTCATGAGTACCACTACTACCATGAAT GCTATTAATGAGAAGATACTTTCACTTGGATATGGTCAAGTCAGGGCAGAAATTGTTACAGTTGATTCACAAGAATCTTACAAAGGCGGAGTTCTTGTGCTAGTGACTGGGTATTTGAATGGAAATGACAATTTGCGACAAAAATTTACCCAGAGCTTCTTCCTGGCTCCTCAAGACAAAGGTTATTTTGTGCTGAATGACGTGTTTCGGTATGTTGATGACTCCACACACCAGAATGGAAATCAAGAGCCTGCCAGCAATTTTGAAGCCCCGCTTGCTCCTGACCAGG ATACTCCTCACACACAGGAAACTCACATTTCTGAGCCAACAGCTGCTTTGTCTGAGGAAGTCATTGGAGGGGAAGTGTACAATCCCTCTGAAAGTGGGGATGTTTCAGTTGAGGTAGAGGAAGAGGAAATTGGGGATGTTTCAGttgaggaagaggaagaaccAATGCCTGAGGTTGTTGATGAAATTCCTCCTGATTCCCAGTTAGTGGCTGACTCCCAGGTTGTGGTCGAGTCTAGTGCTAAGATTGAAGACGTTCCGAAGAAGTCGTATGCCTCCGTT GTGAAAGTTCAGAAGGAGTACACTGCACCTTTTTTGAGTCCTACCCCTTCTCCTCTGAGGTCTGCACCAAAAATCCAAGAACAAGTGACTGCTGCAGTGTCTCAACCCCCAGCAGCTGAGTCACATGTCTCCAGCTCTAATGCTTTCGAAAATGGGAATGCCCAAGAGAGTGAAG AGGGTCCTTCTATCTACGTGAAAGGTCTGCCTTTAGATGCCACACCTACCTTGCTTGAAAACGAGTTCAAGAAGTTTGGACCTATTAGGAATGGTGGCGTTCAAGTTAGATTCCAAAAG GGATTTTGTTTTGGCTTTGTGGAGTTTGAAGTGGCGAGTGCTGTGCAAAGTGCATTAGAG GCTTCACCTGTTATGATTAATGGATTCCGTGTCATTGTTGAGGAAAAGAGATCTACTTCCCGAG GGAACAATAGGGGACGATTTCCATCTGGATCAGGGGCTGGATATAAAAGCGAAGGAATGAGAGGGCGTGGTAATCTTGGAGGAAAAGTATATGGCAGGATTGAAATTGGTATCAGAACAGAGTTTGGAAACAGAGGCGGCAGTCGAGGTGGTGGATATTCAAACCGTGGAGGCGATGGATATTCAAAccgtggaggtggaggtggaggtgatGGCTATTCAAAccgtggaggtggag GTGATGGGTATCGGAGAGCTGATAAGATGGGGAACAATGGTGGTCGGGCAAACCGTTCTGGTGGTTTAGGTCTTAACGGCACAGCCAAGACTACAGCGCCACGAGTATCTGCAACGGCTTGA
- the LOC133692016 gene encoding nuclear transport factor 2 isoform X1, with product MAAPVTQLPVPTADVVGNAFAHQYYHILQQSPDLVHRFYQDGSKFGRPGEDGVMSTTTTMNAINEKILSLGYGQVRAEIVTVDSQESYKGGVLVLVTGYLNGNDNLRQKFTQSFFLAPQDKGYFVLNDVFRYVDDSTHQNGNQEPASNFEAPLAPDQDTPHTQETHISEPTAALSEEVIGGEVYNPSESGDVSVEVEEEEIGDVSVEEEEEPMPEVVDEIPPDSQLVADSQVVVESSAKIEDVPKKSYASVVKVQKEYTAPFLSPTPSPLRSAPKIQEQVTAAVSQPPAAESHVSSSNAFENGNAQESEEGPSIYVKGLPLDATPTLLENEFKKFGPIRNGGVQVRFQKGFCFGFVEFEVASAVQSALEASPVMINGFRVIVEEKRSTSRGNNRGRFPSGSGAGYKSEGMRGRGNLGGKVYGRIEIGIRTEFGNRGGSRGGGYSNRGGDGYSNRGGGGGGDGYSNRGGGGGGDGYSNRGGGGDGYRRADKMGNNGGRANRSGGLGLNGTAKTTAPRVSATA from the exons ATGGCAGCACCAGTGACGCAACTCCCAGTTCCAACTGCTGATGTT GTTGGTAATGCTTTCGCGCATCAGTACTACCATATATTGCAGCAATCCCCGGATCTTGTTCACCGATTCTACCAGGATGGTAGTAAGTTTGGACGTCCTGGAGAGGATGGGGTCATGAGTACCACTACTACCATGAAT GCTATTAATGAGAAGATACTTTCACTTGGATATGGTCAAGTCAGGGCAGAAATTGTTACAGTTGATTCACAAGAATCTTACAAAGGCGGAGTTCTTGTGCTAGTGACTGGGTATTTGAATGGAAATGACAATTTGCGACAAAAATTTACCCAGAGCTTCTTCCTGGCTCCTCAAGACAAAGGTTATTTTGTGCTGAATGACGTGTTTCGGTATGTTGATGACTCCACACACCAGAATGGAAATCAAGAGCCTGCCAGCAATTTTGAAGCCCCGCTTGCTCCTGACCAGG ATACTCCTCACACACAGGAAACTCACATTTCTGAGCCAACAGCTGCTTTGTCTGAGGAAGTCATTGGAGGGGAAGTGTACAATCCCTCTGAAAGTGGGGATGTTTCAGTTGAGGTAGAGGAAGAGGAAATTGGGGATGTTTCAGttgaggaagaggaagaaccAATGCCTGAGGTTGTTGATGAAATTCCTCCTGATTCCCAGTTAGTGGCTGACTCCCAGGTTGTGGTCGAGTCTAGTGCTAAGATTGAAGACGTTCCGAAGAAGTCGTATGCCTCCGTT GTGAAAGTTCAGAAGGAGTACACTGCACCTTTTTTGAGTCCTACCCCTTCTCCTCTGAGGTCTGCACCAAAAATCCAAGAACAAGTGACTGCTGCAGTGTCTCAACCCCCAGCAGCTGAGTCACATGTCTCCAGCTCTAATGCTTTCGAAAATGGGAATGCCCAAGAGAGTGAAG AGGGTCCTTCTATCTACGTGAAAGGTCTGCCTTTAGATGCCACACCTACCTTGCTTGAAAACGAGTTCAAGAAGTTTGGACCTATTAGGAATGGTGGCGTTCAAGTTAGATTCCAAAAG GGATTTTGTTTTGGCTTTGTGGAGTTTGAAGTGGCGAGTGCTGTGCAAAGTGCATTAGAG GCTTCACCTGTTATGATTAATGGATTCCGTGTCATTGTTGAGGAAAAGAGATCTACTTCCCGAG GGAACAATAGGGGACGATTTCCATCTGGATCAGGGGCTGGATATAAAAGCGAAGGAATGAGAGGGCGTGGTAATCTTGGAGGAAAAGTATATGGCAGGATTGAAATTGGTATCAGAACAGAGTTTGGAAACAGAGGCGGCAGTCGAGGTGGTGGATATTCAAACCGTGGAGGCGATGGATATTCAAAccgtggaggtggaggtggaggtgatGGCTATTCAAAccgtggaggtggaggtggaggtgatGGGTATTCTAACCGTGGAGGTGGAGGTGATGGGTATCGGAGAGCTGATAAGATGGGGAACAATGGTGGTCGGGCAAACCGTTCTGGTGGTTTAGGTCTTAACGGCACAGCCAAGACTACAGCGCCACGAGTATCTGCAACGGCTTGA
- the LOC133692016 gene encoding nuclear transport factor 2 isoform X2 has product MAAPVTQLPVPTADVVGNAFAHQYYHILQQSPDLVHRFYQDGSKFGRPGEDGVMSTTTTMNAINEKILSLGYGQVRAEIVTVDSQESYKGGVLVLVTGYLNGNDNLRQKFTQSFFLAPQDKGYFVLNDVFRYVDDSTHQNGNQEPASNFEAPLAPDQDTPHTQETHISEPTAALSEEVIGGEVYNPSESGDVSVEVEEEEIGDVSVEEEEEPMPEVVDEIPPDSQLVADSQVVVESSAKIEDVPKKSYASVVKVQKEYTAPFLSPTPSPLRSAPKIQEQVTAAVSQPPAAESHVSSSNAFENGNAQESEEGPSIYVKGLPLDATPTLLENEFKKFGPIRNGGVQVRFQKGFCFGFVEFEVASAVQSALEASPVMINGFRVIVEEKRSTSRGKNRGRFPSGSGAGYKSEGMRGRGNLGGKVYGRIEIGIRTEFGNRGGSRGGGYSNRGGDGYSNRGGGGGGDGYSNRGGGGGGDGYSNRGGGGDGYRRADKMGNNGGRANRSGGLGLNGTAKTTAPRVSATA; this is encoded by the exons ATGGCAGCACCAGTGACGCAACTCCCAGTTCCAACTGCTGATGTT GTTGGTAATGCTTTCGCGCATCAGTACTACCATATATTGCAGCAATCCCCGGATCTTGTTCACCGATTCTACCAGGATGGTAGTAAGTTTGGACGTCCTGGAGAGGATGGGGTCATGAGTACCACTACTACCATGAAT GCTATTAATGAGAAGATACTTTCACTTGGATATGGTCAAGTCAGGGCAGAAATTGTTACAGTTGATTCACAAGAATCTTACAAAGGCGGAGTTCTTGTGCTAGTGACTGGGTATTTGAATGGAAATGACAATTTGCGACAAAAATTTACCCAGAGCTTCTTCCTGGCTCCTCAAGACAAAGGTTATTTTGTGCTGAATGACGTGTTTCGGTATGTTGATGACTCCACACACCAGAATGGAAATCAAGAGCCTGCCAGCAATTTTGAAGCCCCGCTTGCTCCTGACCAGG ATACTCCTCACACACAGGAAACTCACATTTCTGAGCCAACAGCTGCTTTGTCTGAGGAAGTCATTGGAGGGGAAGTGTACAATCCCTCTGAAAGTGGGGATGTTTCAGTTGAGGTAGAGGAAGAGGAAATTGGGGATGTTTCAGttgaggaagaggaagaaccAATGCCTGAGGTTGTTGATGAAATTCCTCCTGATTCCCAGTTAGTGGCTGACTCCCAGGTTGTGGTCGAGTCTAGTGCTAAGATTGAAGACGTTCCGAAGAAGTCGTATGCCTCCGTT GTGAAAGTTCAGAAGGAGTACACTGCACCTTTTTTGAGTCCTACCCCTTCTCCTCTGAGGTCTGCACCAAAAATCCAAGAACAAGTGACTGCTGCAGTGTCTCAACCCCCAGCAGCTGAGTCACATGTCTCCAGCTCTAATGCTTTCGAAAATGGGAATGCCCAAGAGAGTGAAG AGGGTCCTTCTATCTACGTGAAAGGTCTGCCTTTAGATGCCACACCTACCTTGCTTGAAAACGAGTTCAAGAAGTTTGGACCTATTAGGAATGGTGGCGTTCAAGTTAGATTCCAAAAG GGATTTTGTTTTGGCTTTGTGGAGTTTGAAGTGGCGAGTGCTGTGCAAAGTGCATTAGAG GCTTCACCTGTTATGATTAATGGATTCCGTGTCATTGTTGAGGAAAAGAGATCTACTTCCCGAGGCAAG AATAGGGGACGATTTCCATCTGGATCAGGGGCTGGATATAAAAGCGAAGGAATGAGAGGGCGTGGTAATCTTGGAGGAAAAGTATATGGCAGGATTGAAATTGGTATCAGAACAGAGTTTGGAAACAGAGGCGGCAGTCGAGGTGGTGGATATTCAAACCGTGGAGGCGATGGATATTCAAAccgtggaggtggaggtggaggtgatGGCTATTCAAAccgtggaggtggaggtggaggtgatGGGTATTCTAACCGTGGAGGTGGAGGTGATGGGTATCGGAGAGCTGATAAGATGGGGAACAATGGTGGTCGGGCAAACCGTTCTGGTGGTTTAGGTCTTAACGGCACAGCCAAGACTACAGCGCCACGAGTATCTGCAACGGCTTGA
- the LOC133692015 gene encoding galacturonosyltransferase 8: MATHRSSRSGIGVSFRVLGSAVSLAVFLFLTVSLLFTAHSHSTTDTHGFSNVGYGLGSGRRSVLAMKSDPLKSRLDQIRKQADDHRSLAHAYASYARKLKLENSKLVRVFADLSRNYTDLINKPSYRALSESDSLSIDEATLRLFEKEVKERIKVTRQVIAEAKESFDNQLKIQKLKDTIFAVNEQLTKAKKQGAFSSLIAAKSIPKSLHCLAMRLMEERIAHPEKYNDEGKPPLPELEDPKLYHYAIFSDNVIAASVVVNSAVKNAKEPWKHVFHVVTDKMNLGAMQVMFKLKDYNGAHIEVKAVEDYKFLNSSYVPVLKQLESANLQKFYFENKLENATKDTTNMKFRNPKYLSILNHLRFYLPEMYPKLHRILFLDDDIVVQKDLTGLWKIDMDGKVNGAVETCFGSFHRYAQYMNFSHPLIKEKFNPKACAWAYGMNFFDLDAWRREKCTEEYHYWQNLNENRTLWKLGTLPPGLITFYSTTKPLDKSWHVLGLGYNPSISMDEIQSAAVVHFNGNMKPWLDIAMTQFKPLWTKHVDYELEFVQACNFGL; this comes from the exons atggcGACTCATAGAAGCTCGCGCAGTGGAATCGGCGTTTCGTTTCGGGTGTTGGGTTCGGCTGTATCACTAGCAGTGTTTCTGTTCTTGACCGTGTCTCTTCTCTTCACTGCTCACTCTCACTCTACCACCGACACCCAT GGTTTCAGTAATGTGGGATACGGGTTGGGATCCGGCAGGAGATCCGTGCTGGCGATGAAATCGGATCCGCTTAAGTCACGATTGGATCAGATCCGGAAGCAAGCGGATGATCACCGGTCGCTAGCGCATGCGTATGCATCGTATGCGCGGAAACTGAAGCTTGAGAATTCGAAGCTTGTTAGGGTTTTTGCTGATCTGTCGCGAAATTACACTGATCTTATTAACAAGCCATCGTATAGAGCTCTTTCCGAGTCGGATTCTCTGTCCATTGATGAGGCCACGCTTAGACTGTTTGAGAAGGAAGTGAAAGAGAGGATCAAAGTTACGAGGCAAGTGATTGCTGAAGCGAAAGAGAGTTTTGACAATCAGTTGAAGATTCAGAAATTGAAGGATACTATTTTTGCGGTTAATGAGCAGTTAACCAAAGCGAAAAAGCAAGGGGCGTTTTCGAGTTTGATTGCTGCGAAATCGATACCTAAGAGTTTGCATTGCCTTGCGATGAGGTTGATGGAGGAGAGGATTGCTCATCCGGAGAAGTATAATGATGAAGGGAAGCCACCCCTTCCGGAGTTGGAGGATCCGAAGCTTTATCATTATGCGATTTTCTCTGATAATGTGATTGCAGCGTCGGTGGTGGTGAATTCCGCGGTGAAGAATGCAAAAGAGCCATGGAAACATGTTTTTCATGTTGTGACTGATAAAATGAATCTCGGGGCAATGCAGgttatgtttaaattaaaagattataatGGGGCACATATAGAGGTGAAAGCTGTTGAGGATTATAAATTCTTGAATTCTTCATATGTGCCTGTACTTAAGCAATTGGAGTCTGCGAATCTGCAGAAGTTTTACTTTGAGAATAAGCTCGAGAATGCAACCAAGGATACTACAAATATGAAGTTTAGGAACCCCAAGTACTTGTCAATCTTGAATCACTTACGGTTCTATTTGCCGGAGATGTATCCAAAGTTGCATAGAATATTGTTTTTAGATGATGATATAGTGGTGCAGAAGGACTTGACCGGGTTATGGAAGATAGATATGGATGGGAAGGTGAATGGAGCTGTGGAGACCTGTTTCGGGTCATTTCATAGGTATGCTCAGTATATGAATTTCTCACACCCCTTGATCAAGGAGAAGTTTAACCCGAAGGCTTGTGCTTGGGCGTACGGCATGAACTTCTTTGATTTGGATGCTTGGAGGAGAGAGAAGTGCACGGAAGAGTATCATTATTGGCAGAACCTG AATGAGAACCGAACCTTGTGGAAATTGGGGACGCTGCCCCCGGGTTTAATCACATTTTACTCAACAACGAAGCCGCTAGACAAGTCATGGCATGTCCTGGGACTTGGGTATAATCCTAGCATTAGTATGGATGAGATTCAGTCTGCCGCGGTGGTGCATTTCAATGGGAATATGAAGCCGTGGCTTGATATTGCAATGACCCAGTTTAAACCCCTATGGACAAAGCATGTTGACTACGAGTTGGAGTTTGTCCAGGCCTGCAATTTTGGTCTCTAA